The Euphorbia lathyris chromosome 3, ddEupLath1.1, whole genome shotgun sequence genome contains a region encoding:
- the LOC136222216 gene encoding THO complex subunit 4A — MSSALDMSLDDIIKNNKKSGSGNSRGRGRATGSGPTRRFTNRGANRAAPYTATKAPETAWQHDMFADQGMGFQGQAAGRASAIETGTKLYISNLDYGVSNEDIKELFSEVGDLKRYSIHYDRSGRSKGTAEVVFSRRTDGLAAVKRYNNVQLDGKPMKIEIVGTNIATAAAPATTNGGFGNSNGILRGGQGRGGPIGRPRGGNGGGRGFGRGRGGAGRGRGRGEKVSAEDLDADLEKYHSESMQIN, encoded by the exons ATGTCTAGCGCACTCGATATGTCGCTTGATGATATCATTAAGAACAATAAGAAATCTGGATCTGGTAACTCGAGGGGCAGAGGCCGAGCAACCGGATCTGGACCAACCCGTAGATTCACCAACCGTGGTGCTAATCGAGCAGCTCCGTACACTGCCACTAAA GCACCTGAAACAGCATGGCAGCACGATATGTTCGCGGATCAAGGTATGGGATTCCAGGGACAAGCGGCGGGTCGGGCTTCTGCTATTGAGACCGGGACAAAACTTTACATATCTAATCTAGATTATGGTGTCTCAAACGAGGATATTAag GAATTGTTCTCTGAAGTTGGAGATTTGAAGCGGTACTCAATCCATTATGATAGGAGCGGGAGATCGAAG GGAACGGCAGAAGTTGTTTTCTCACGAAGAACAGATGGATTGGCTGCGGTGAAGAGATATAACAACGTTCAGCTTGATGGAAAACCAATGAAGATAGAGATTGTGGGAACAAATATAGCTACTGCTGCTGCACCTGCAACAACTAATGGCGGCTTTGGCAACTCAAATGGAATTCTGAGAGG ggGACAAGGAAGAGGTGGCCCAATCGGGAGGCCACGTGGTGGCAATGGGGGAGGCCGAGGATTTGGAAGGGGTCGCGGTGGTGCTGGGCGTGGAAGAGGCCGTGGTGAAAAAGTATCTGCAGAAGATCTTGATGCTGATCTAGAGAAGTATCATTCAGAATCAATGCAGATAAATTGA